A stretch of the Theileria equi strain WA chromosome 1, complete sequence genome encodes the following:
- a CDS encoding hypothetical protein (encoded by transcript BEWA_023200A): MTGKGVTIDIGKRPEGSGNQKVEKDTKGYYYESGKVRVNLTDDWFPDPEGTYRKLTHSLKDGNIESIVHKGSALSGLTGLESHTSVSVLYWSSNYQNPLLIQLGNDENEYYTTSDGSTWTNANINTTTLKSKLDKENCTKNGAHIINLTEKSNGNYRCPNGCKTNIQVSYNSSYGGITFYQPTIGSNTFSVTSFKDGSNWQLGLPSLKSVSQIKVDWKASGETNPLLYFYHQSRPYRYFRRSSSDSNTWIEVSLANAHPNGQTPQIPLDLSKSSGITYDGGGSKINITVLRSHIGEGYYGYQYSLRGASFTVESVTHNGTLLTGISFQGTLISVSGYYYGGKNPTDQSNILLIEVVASGNSKYSYYQKKNKSSNEWTELDRSGKRLVDEALKVILINLKKLKETLDKLDQLEARLEKLNKKLNESHNTGVLAGSSVGTGLGGAGLGALAVWKGPALIARLITRL, from the coding sequence ATGACTGGTAAGGGTGTCACTATTGACATCGGCAAGCGTCCCGAAGGATCTGGAAATCAAAAGGTCGAAAAGGATACTAAAGGATACTATTATGAGAGTGGCAAGGTAAGAGTTAATCTTACGGATGACTGGTTTCCTGACCCAGAAGGGACTTATAGGAAGTTAACACATAGTCTAAAGGATGGGAACATTGAAAGTATTGTACATAAAGGGAGTGCACTTTCTGGACTTACTGGCCTAGAAAGTCATACCAGTGTTTCAGTCCTTTACTGGAGTAGCAATTACCAGAATCCCCTCCTCATCCAACttggaaatgatgaaaatgaataCTACACTACTTCCGATGGTAGTACTTGGACCAAtgcaaatataaatacTACTACTCTCAAGTCCAAGTTAGATAAAGAGAACTGTACAAAGAACGGagctcacattataaaTCTTACAGAGAAGAGTAATGGTAACTACAGGTGTCCAAATGGTTGTAAAACAAATATCCAAGTATCATACAACAGTTCCTACGGAGGTATCACCTTCTATCAACCTACTATTGGTTCTAACACTTTCTCAGTGACTAGTTTCAAGGATGGTAGCAATTGGCAACTTGGACTACCATCTCTAAAGAGCGTCAGCCAGATCAAGGTCGACTGGAAAGCTTCTGGTGAAACAAATCCTCTCCTATATTTCTATCATCAAAGTAGACCGTATAGATACTTTAGAAGAAGCAGTAGTGATAGTAATACTTGGATTGAAGTATCTCTTGCTAATGCTCATCCTAACGGACAAACTCCTCAAATTCCTCTAGATCTCTCTAAATCGTCTGGTATAACATACGATGGTGGAGGTAGCAAAATAAATATAACTGTGCTAAGAAGTCACATAGGTGAGGGTTATTACGGATACCAGTATTCTCTGAGAGGTGCATCATTTACAGTTGAGAGTGTTACCCATAATGGTACTCTGCTTACTGGTATATCTTTTCAAGGCACTCTAATCAGTGTCTCTGGATATTACTACGGAGGAAAGAATCCTACAGATCAGTCTAACATTCTTCTGATTGAAGTGGTTGCTAGTGGGAACTCCAAATATTCATACTATCAAAAGAAAAATAAGAGTTCTAATGAATGGACTGAACTTGATAGATCTGGTAAACGACTTGTTGACGAAGCTCTAAAGGTAATACTGATTAACCTTAAGAAATTGAAGGAAACACTGGATAAGCTTGACCAGTTAGAGGCTAGGCTTGAGAAGTTAAATAAGAAGCTTAATGAGTCACATAATACGGGTGTTCTAGCAGGATCATCTGTTGGAACTGGATTAGGCGGAGCAGGGTTGGGTGCTCTTGCCGTATGGAAGGGACCTGCTCTAATTGCGCGACTAATAACTCGTCTGTAA
- a CDS encoding hypothetical protein (encoded by transcript BEWA_023170A): MSRNKQELRFLFILGTKSLQDGRNMSILVIFYALFLSIVCSSTDSRGGGSNGYTEPLVSKIDGSKYSTSVLEKDGVPILKLEAKEGMVVTELKYGGETIWDGDGEVEILSTLIYFSDDRPEVVTLKCRENGRDRTLILHKDGKKWKESKEEHERKLKELQVTKKHVEVKAKEAKTAAKEITVVATTEAVFTSTNSAGNAFRKKTVSGDIQVGNDLVGDTSRGARVEDEESTEPSLGGTEEDEQDEYEDEDNDSDEEDEEPETTEENEVKDNEPEEPKEFEDEDEDPEFHDGFWDTPDDYSERQDDTQDEPDGLVIDDEEEDPEEAYEDDSLKSAPETPTKSRTRSEEGTIGGLEQGHPKESEDNDLGEEDEDEAEESENSSSGPITMDVANLCSQNYKHVDYVYDNNYIRLFLPNEGMIIAKLIDGENSIWEAKSDEKFEFAKVYLNKDGKAEVMLVTKNTPSGVKCKYYTKTWTGWRESKDIGDRVPKLKVFAQQKSDFNIDLSLETSTTECTIFEAELLGVTTKHFYPKLGYIAKEVMYNGATLWKSTNGNEKCIGCELYLRGHGRPLLAITIKGRTKDYKFFEKEGSRWVPIKNEEFSEKLERMKIAKGESLKDFYETNEPEGQDMNVPEPQGGEAEEEEDEPPSQEVNMTRNYSRSTGGSSDRVYTSPSEVDRLPNSSREVKRKITKDREVKDIPVEVENYTIRRKTSTPTIHKETEETIRAQRVPANHVNNNAQMQKNINCRETSNYNEDKNIQPKQVAFSNSQNFDVNRINCIGSSEGETEGEMKIKTLKVNSPVPQSDEHSILTTWSNGDPTLLNLALQQPPSTEWYLEKINEKWNDVTGRVFEEELRVLKRDHEHAAPITLDLANPNKSQITVQTGNYSGVEYKGYFPKRGHYFSSFSNDGSPIWTISRGERCFLAQSFTNESLALFTLVSDFGRKYFEKAGGIWKSLNRGDFFNKLYGMGKSEEPAVQPTSLSDLKSKVDSTLFYVESGEENYVTVLKLKAKEDKNPTKLVYGGETIWDGEGKVEVLSTLIYLDGDQPELLTLHHWEKGREGILFLHNTGNKWQVVQKEDYEKLLEDLKNKGKLGDLVTLNLVNPDESNIDTDEYTESGLSFKAYTPKNGYHISSVMDGQVYVWKAKAGERCTLVESYIEGDSTLISIVINGSDYGLYLKYFEKVNGEWKNLTQGDFFKKLNGMKRFGLVYERRILLSSKVDTKSFDVKVSNYNGVPVLQCNAKSGLFVYNLKCGNDIIWKGFDGAVCISALIYFKGNKPYIVTLQSRKNGEDRILFLHYNGCKWEHNKREHERKLNTLKETYRNIRLKEGILRKSTIIPSAGQYNFDSRVQNSQRSDKSTNTDNLEDQLEWTDLVGALRGGNQYIAYDTDIMSMSRERELFGKMDYTDSRDLFNTQWYSEDRPIEQFYLDPMDNFTYYPPNFMVPDKDSCTRCAMERMITPLFFPEFQSDTVINVSKYNPTFYNIYDYYFDDVITRLIVPWYWTEITSLSHGGKAIWMAHEGESLVYATVHLRDTMPILVYILKDCTSANKTETLLRTNNGWRLIGNYPGAFKSIPRPNVVKFHCTIDLTCPDHGRVKVFDTVIGGLKTRFFIPRLGFRAYKIAHNGAVIWRSPEYEYSGKESQWRAIIVRAYLRGNSCFLVKATLNTTYGSLSSINYIYLNGRWIEIDERESERAKWALKAYVDPQE; encoded by the coding sequence ATGTCTAGGAATAAACAAGAACTCCgtttcctcttcattctcgGTACCAAGTCTCTACAAGATGGCAGGAATATGAGTATCCTAGTGATATTCTACGCTCTGTTCCTGTCTATAGTTTGTAGCTCAACGGATTCTCGAGGTGGTGGAAGTAATGGATATACTGAACCTTTAGTATCCAAAATTGATGGTTCAAAATACAGTACATCAGTATTAGAGAAGGATGGTGTTCCAATCCTTAAACTAGAGGCAAAGGAAGGTATGGTAGTTACTGAACTCAAGTATGGAGGTGAGACTATATGGGATGGAGATGGAGAAGTAGAGATTTTATCAACTTTGATCTACTTTAGTGATGATAGACCAGAAGTAGTGACACTAAAGTGTAGGGAAAATGGCAGGGATCGCACCCTAATCCTCCATaaggatggaaagaagtGGAAAGAGAGTAAGGAGGAACATGAAAGAAAGCTCAAGGAACTACAGGTTACTAAAAAACATGTAGAGGTTAAAGCTAAAGAAGCCAAGACAGCTGCTAAAGAAATTACTGTGGTTGCTACGACAGAGGCTGTTTTCACTTCCACAAATAGTGCTGGTAACGCTTTCAGAAAGAAAACCGTTTCAGGGGATATACAAGTTGGAAATGATTTAGTAGGAGATACTTCAAGAGGTGCCAGggttgaagatgaagagtctactgaACCTTCGCTAGGAGGCACTGAGGAGGATGAACAGGATGAATACgaagatgaggataatGATTCAGAcgaggaagatgaagaaccAGAGACTACCGAAGAGAATGAGgtaaaggataatgaaccagaagaacCTAAAGAGtttgaagatgaggatgaagacCCAGAATTTCACGATGGTTTCTGGGATACTCCTGACGACTACTCTGAAAGGCAAGATGATACCCAAGACGAACCAGATGGACTTGTAATTGATgacgaagaagaggatCCAGAGGAAGCTTATGAGGATGATAGTCTTAAAAGTGCTCCCGAGACTCCTACTAAATCACGAACACGTTCTGAAGAAGGTACTATTGGAGGACTAGAACAAGGACatcctaaagaatctgaagacAACGATCTAGgggaggaagatgaagatgaagcGGAGGAATCAGAAAACTCTTCTAGTGGCCCAATTACCATGGATGTTGCCAACCTATGCTCTCAAAACTACAAGCATGTTGACTATGTCTACGACAACAACTACATTAGACTGTTCCTACCAAATGAGGGTATGATCATTGCCAAACTAATCGATGGAGAGAATTCTATATGGGAGGCAAAATCCgatgaaaagtttgagTTTGCCAAGGTATACCTAAATAAGGACGGTAAAGCAGAAGTCATGCTCGTTACAAAGAATACTCCATCTGGTGTGAAGTGTAAATATTACACAAAAACTTGGACTGGATGGAGGGAATCTAAAGACATTGGTGACAGGGTACCCAAGTTGAAAGTATTTGCTCAACAGAAATCTGACTTTAACATTGACCTTTCATTAGAAACTAGTACTAcagaatgtaccatatttgAAGCGGAGTTACTGGGAGTTACTACCAAGCACTTTTATCCTAAACTTGGATATATCGCAAAGGAAGTAATGTACAATGGCGCTACGCTATGGAAGAGCACAAATGGCAATGAAAAGTGCATCGGATGCGAATTGTATCTTAGGGGACATGGACGTCCACTCCTTGCAATTACCATTAAGGGAAGAACAAAAGACTACAAgttttttgaaaaggaagggTCTAGGTGGGTTCCAATTaagaatgaagagtttTCTGAAAAGTTGGAACGCATGAAGATTGCCAAGGGGGAATCATTAAAAGATTTTTATGAGACCAATGAACCGGAAGGGCAGGATATGAATGTCCCAGAGCCACAGGGAGGAGAAgctgaggaagaggaagatgaacCTCCATCTCAAGAGGTAAATATGACTAGAAATTATTCAAGGTCAACTGGAGGCTCTTCTGACCGTGTTTATACATCCCCTTCTGAAGTGGATAGACTTCCGAATTCATCAAGAGAAGTAAAACGCAAAATTACAAAGGATAGGGAAGTCAAGGATATACCTGTTGAAGTAGAAAACTATACAATCAGGAGGAAAACTAGCACTCCCACCATTCACAAGGAAACAGAAGAGACTATTAGAGCTCAGAGAGTTCCTGCCAATCATGTAAACAATAATGCACAAATGcagaagaatataaattgTAGAGAAACTTCCAATtataatgaagataaaaatattcagCCCAAACAAGTTGCATTCAGCAACTcccaaaattttgatgtTAACAGAATCAATTGTATTGGTAGTTCTGAAGGTGAAACTGAGGGTGAAATGAAGATTAAAACACTGAAGGTGAATTCTCCAGTTCCTCAGTCGGACGAACACTCTATACTTACAACAtggtctaatggagacCCTACTCTTCTTAACCTGGCTCTTCAACAACCTCCTTCTACTGAGTGGTATcttgagaaaataaatgagaagTGGAATGATGTTACTGGGAGAGTGTTTGAAGAAGAGCTTAGGGTATTGAAGAGAGATCATGAACATGCAGCACCTATCACTCTTGACCTTGCCAATCCTAATAAATCCCAGATAACTGTACAGACAGGAAACTATAGTGGAGTAGAATATAAGGGGTATTTTCCAAAGAGAGGTCATTatttctcttctttctctAACGACGGAAGTCCTATCTGGACAATTTCTAGAGGTGAAAGGTGTTTCCTTGCACAGTCTTTTACAAATGAGAGTCTTGCTCTCTTTACTCTTGTAAGTGATTTTGGACgcaagtactttgagaaagcAGGTGGAATATGGAAGAGTCTTAATAGGGGTGACTTTTTCAATAAGCTTTACGGAATGGGAAAGTCTGAAGAACCAGCTGTTCAACCTACTTCTCTATCTGATCTCAAATCAAAGGTTGACTCTACTCTCTTTTATGTAGAGAGCGGAGAAGAGAATTATGTTACAGTCCTTAAACTTAAAGCTAAGGAGGACAAAAATCCTACGAAACTTGTTTATGGAGGTGAGACTATATGGGATGGAGAGGGTAAGGTAGAGGTTTTATCAACCCTAATCTACCTTGATGGAGATCAGCCAGAACTTCTAACATTACATCACTGGGAAAAGGGCAGGGAAGGAATTCTCTTTCTCCACAATACCGGTAACAAGTGGCAGGTGGTCCAAAAGGAGGACTATGAAAAGTTGCTAGAGGATCTAAAGAATAAGGGTAAACTTGGCGACCTTGTTACCCTTAATCTTGTCAATCCGGATGAATCAAATATAGATACAGATGAATACACTGAATCTGGACTATCCTTCAAGGcatatactccaaagaatggtTATCACATATCCTCTGTTATGGATGGTCAAGTTTATGTTTGGAAGGCTAAAGCTGGTGAGAGATGTACCCTTGTAGAATCTTACATAGAGGGAGATTCTACTCTCATATCCATAGTTATTAATGGTAGTGACTATGGACTATATTtaaagtattttgagaaggtaaatggtgaatggaagaatctTACACAAGGagattttttcaagaaaCTCaatggaatgaaaaggtttgGATTAGTATATGAAAGACGTATTCTCTTATCTTCCAAGGTTGATACAAAGTCGTTTGATGTGAAAGTATCCAATTACAATGGAGTTCCTGTTTTACAATGTAACGCGAAGTCTGGTCTATTTGTATACAATCTCAAGTGTGGCAACGATATAATCTGGAAGGGATTTGACGGAGCCGTTTGTATATCAGCCCTAAtctattttaaaggaaaCAAACCTTATATTGTCACATTGCAATCTAGgaaaaatggagaagatcGTATCCTATTCCTCCATTACAATGGCTGTAAGTGGGAACATAACAAGAGAGAACATGAAAGGAAACTTAACACATTGAAAGAAACATATAGAAATATTAGACTCAAGGAAGGGATTCTTCGGAAATCCACCATTATTCCTTCAGCTGGACAATATAATTTTGATAGTAGGGTACAAAATTCTCAAAGATCTGACAAATCCACCAATACTGATAATCTCGAAGATCAACTGGAATGGACTGATCTCGTAGGTGCACTCAGAGGAGGCAACCAATATATAGCCTACGATACTGACATAATGTCTATGAGTAGAGAAAGAGAGCTCTTTGGGAAGATGGATTACACAGACTCCAGAGATTTATTTAACACTCAATGGTATTCAGAAGATAGGCCAATAGAACAATTTTATTTGGATCCTATGGATAATTTTACATATTATCCCCCAAATTTTATGGTCCCTGATAAGGATTCATGTACTAGATGTGCCATGGAACGAATGATAACACCTCTCTTCTTTCCAGAATTTCAGAGTGATACAGTTattaatgtctcaaagTATAATCCAACCTTCTACAACATTTACGACTACTACTTTGACGATGTGATCACGAGGCTGATTGTTCCTTGGTATTGGACAGAGATAACAAGCCTGAGTCATGGTGGGAAAGCTATATGGATGGCGCATGAAGGAGAGAGTTTGGTCTATGCCACTGTTCATCTGAGGGACACTATGCCAATCCTGgtctacattttaaaagatTGCACCTCTGCGAATAAAACCGAGACGTTATTGAGAACCaataatggatggagaCTCATAGGAAACTACCCTGGTGCCTTCAAGAGTATCCCTAGACCAAATGTGGTTAAATTTCATTGTACTATAGACCTCACCTGCCCCGACCATGGCAGAGTCAAGGTCTTTGACACCGTCATTGGTGGACTTAAAACCCGATTCTTTATTCCAAGACTAGGATTTCGTGCCTATAAAATCGCTCACAATGGTGCCGTCATATGGAGGTCTCCAGAGTATGAGTATTCAGGAAAAGAGTCCCAATGGAGAGCCATTATCGTGAGAGCCTACCTGAGGGGTAACTCCTGCTTCCTTGTAAAGGCTACCTTAAATACCACATATGGCTCATTAAGCTCCATAAACTACATTTACTTGAACGGTAGATGGATTGAAATAGATGAGCGCGAATCTGAGAGAGCGAAATGGGCACTAAAGGCTTATGTAGATCCGCAGGAATGA
- a CDS encoding RNA recognition motif RRM, RBD, or RNP domain containing protein (encoded by transcript BEWA_023190A): MFGAVPSRRNIRLPPEVSRILYLRNLPFKITAEELYDIFGKYGSVRQIRKGTSATTRGTAFVVYDDIYDAKNAYDHLSGFNVAGRYLVVLYFNPTKVNKKKDLDEQQAELNRIRSAL, translated from the exons ATGTTTGGGGCAGTTCCTTCCAGGAGGAACATTCGTCTGCCTCCGGAAGTCAGCAGGATCCTCTATCTAAG GAACCTGCCATTCAAGATCACTGCAGAGGAATTGTACGATATTTTTGGGAAATACGGCTCTGTCCGTCAGATTAGAAA GGGGACTTCAGCAACGACTAGAGGAACCGCATTTGTCGTTTACGACGATATCTACGACGCAAAGAACGCCTACGACCACCTGTCCGGATTCAACGTAGCAGGAAG GTACCTTGTCGTTTTGTACTTTAATCCCACAAAGGTTAACAAGAAGAAGGACCTAGATGAACAACAAGCTGAGCTGAATAGAATTAGATCGGCGCTGTGA
- a CDS encoding hypothetical protein (encoded by transcript BEWA_023160A) — MDGERLTLAVIKTKSAGGESRVYVYRDGDQWKDDKEGDHKNKLTALKERCKPGETLDISKREDTDIGSYYSTCPDSGEIDHSFTFPSARVTKVVEGDYIIWRATADTDQKCTHAQIAVVGDRETLTLTIQSDRERVIKFRKEGRRWQRV, encoded by the coding sequence atggatggagagcGACTTACACTGGCTGTtataaagacaaagagtGCTGGCGGTGAATCCAGAGTCTACGTATATAGAGATGGAGACcagtggaaggatgataaagaggGTGACCATAAAAATAAGTTGACTGCTCTAAAGGAAAGGTGCAAGCCTGGAGAAACtctagacatttcaaagagGGAGGATACAGATATAGGTAGCTACTATAGCACTTGTCCTGATTCTGGAGAGATTGATCACAGTTTTACCTTTCCTTCTGCCAGAGTAACAAAAGTTGTAGAAGGTGATTATATCATTTGGAGAGCCACTGCAGACACTGACCAAAAGTGCACACATGCACAAATTGCCGTTGTGGGAGATAGAGAAACTTTGACGCTAACGATACAATCTGATAGGGAAAGAGTAATAAAATTCAGGAAGGAAGGTCGTAGATGGCAAAGGGTTTAA
- a CDS encoding hypothetical protein (encoded by transcript BEWA_023180A) → MYIAVLFCIYTCRFVTCGEIVTLDLSSPSPSLFTVTDHLLYGVNHRAFVPKDGCSLVSVVDNRDTLWTATDTQEGCTGAYLFSREGYPSLLSVYTRGAGDETFCFEKDAGAWKNVSKLKFETKLRSMKDLSAPAGEEHREEEFVVEKIEDSPKEPPAEPQDDEDWLEGLETLPEDTVIDTPIEDEQVGEEDVQPVNVPEKLSKDNLRASQEHAKVFSEETPVEVTPDSALQEEMHVDEHVAAPSGESTSNIPKEEVSSQVPTTSEDKFNVKYFEKANRSWKEATLKDFLNKSYEMRNSTSQSPSEDSPNPPWKLITPRPSESQ, encoded by the exons ATGTATATAGCTGTATTGTTCTGCATATACACTTGCAGATTTGTGACGTGTGGAGAGATCGTTACTCTTGACCTCTCTTCTCCCAGTCCTTCCCTGTTTACCGTAACGGATCATTTACTTTATGGAGTGAATCATAGAGCTTTTGTCCCCAAGGATGGATGTTCTCTAGTATCAGTGGTGGATAACAGGGATACCCTTTGGACTGCTACAGACActcaagaaggatgtaCAGGTGCCTACCTCTTTTCCAGGGAGGGGTACCCCTCTCTTCTCAGTGTCTATACAAGGGGTGCCGGAGATGAGACCTTTTGTTTCGAGAAGGATGCTGGAgcatggaagaatgtgagCAAGCTGAAATTTGAAACTAAACTTCGCTCAATGAAGGACCTTTCTGCACCTGCTGGTGAAGAACAtagagaagaagaatttgtAGTTGAGAAGATAGAAGACTCTCCAAAGGAACCTCCTGCAGAACCTCAAGATGATGAGGATTGGCTAGAAGGCCTTGAGACTTTGCCAGAGGACACTGTGATTGATACTCCAATTGAGGATGAACAGGTCGGAGAAGAGGATGTTCAACCTGTCAATGTTCCTGAAAAACTATCCAAAGATAATCTTAGAGCTTCTCAAGAACATGCTAAAGTATTCTCTGAAGAGACTCCCGTAGAGGTCACACCAGATTCCGCTTTACAGGAAGAGATGCATGTGGATGAACATGTAGCAGCTCCTAGTGGAGAATCTACTAGTAATATTCCTAAGGAGGAAGTCTCTTCTCAGGTTCCTACCACTA GTGAAGACAAGTTCAATGtcaagtactttgagaaggCAAATAGATCATGGAAAGAGGCTACACTGAAGGATTTCTTAAATAAGTCTTATGAAATGAGAAACTCTACCTCACAATCTCCTAGTGAAGACTCTCCTAATCCTCCTTGGAAACTCATAACTCCTAGACCCAGTGAATCACAGTAA